A stretch of Amycolatopsis balhimycina FH 1894 DNA encodes these proteins:
- a CDS encoding NAD(P)H-binding protein yields the protein MIMVMGATGNVGQPLVRALAAAGEEVTAVSRRIAEVPAGVLARQGDLADPSTLSFEGVSAVFLMEPGDFRGTLEPVLERARAAGVTRVVLLSTQGVGTGRHPAVFEDAVRASGLKWTVLRPAGFASNAFQWAESVRARREIAAPFADVALPVIDPEDIASVAAAALLDAAHDDKTYVLTGPSPLTPRDQATAIAEAVGEPVRFVPQTREEAHSVLLGFMPPHVADATLDILGTPTPEEQRVSPDVERVTGRPPKPFTDWAARFAGAFK from the coding sequence ATGATCATGGTGATGGGAGCGACGGGAAACGTCGGACAGCCGCTGGTGCGAGCCTTGGCCGCGGCGGGAGAAGAAGTGACGGCGGTGTCCCGCCGGATCGCGGAGGTGCCGGCGGGAGTCCTTGCCCGCCAAGGAGATCTGGCAGACCCTTCGACGCTGTCTTTCGAAGGTGTGTCGGCGGTCTTCCTGATGGAGCCGGGAGACTTCCGGGGGACGCTGGAGCCGGTGTTGGAGCGGGCGCGCGCCGCCGGCGTCACGCGGGTGGTGCTGCTGTCGACGCAGGGCGTCGGAACCGGACGGCACCCGGCGGTGTTCGAGGACGCGGTGCGGGCGTCCGGTCTGAAGTGGACAGTGCTGCGCCCGGCCGGCTTCGCGTCGAACGCCTTCCAGTGGGCGGAAAGCGTGCGCGCCCGCCGGGAGATCGCGGCGCCGTTCGCCGACGTCGCGTTGCCGGTGATCGACCCGGAGGACATCGCTTCGGTGGCGGCGGCCGCGTTGCTCGACGCGGCGCACGACGACAAGACGTACGTGCTGACCGGCCCGTCCCCGCTGACCCCGCGCGACCAGGCGACGGCCATCGCCGAGGCCGTCGGAGAGCCGGTGCGGTTCGTGCCGCAGACGCGGGAAGAAGCGCATTCGGTGCTGCTGGGCTTCATGCCGCCTCACGTGGCGGACGCGACGCTGGACATCCTGGGCACGCCGACGCCCGAGGAACAGCGGGTGAGCCCGGACGTCGAACGGGTCACCGGCCGCCCGCCGAAGCCGTTCACGGACTGGGCGGCTCGGTTCGCGGGAGCGTTCAAGTGA
- a CDS encoding alpha/beta fold hydrolase: MTVLAYREEGTGAPVVFLHGNPSSSYLWRNVMPSLPGRRLAPDLIGMGDSPKPGIEYTFEDHAQYLDEWFDALELEDVVLVGHDWGGALAADWASRHPSRVRGLAFTEAVLKPMTWEEFPPAGAEVFRAIKTSGDSLIGDFLSGLPPEYARPYPTAESRRPLLQWARSLPLGGEPASVVARIEAFGKWLGATPEIPKLLVTFDPGPDTMLTPPMVEWMSGTFASLKVVHHPVVAGHHTPEDQPELLAGTLAAWLP, encoded by the coding sequence GTGACCGTCCTGGCCTACCGCGAGGAGGGCACCGGCGCACCGGTGGTGTTCCTGCACGGCAACCCGTCGTCGTCTTATTTGTGGCGCAACGTGATGCCGTCCCTGCCGGGACGGCGGCTCGCGCCGGACCTGATCGGCATGGGTGACTCACCCAAGCCCGGCATCGAGTACACGTTCGAGGACCACGCGCAATACCTGGACGAGTGGTTCGACGCGCTGGAGCTGGAGGACGTCGTCCTGGTCGGCCACGACTGGGGCGGCGCGCTGGCGGCGGACTGGGCGTCGCGGCACCCGTCGCGCGTCCGGGGCTTGGCGTTCACCGAAGCGGTCCTGAAGCCGATGACGTGGGAGGAGTTCCCGCCGGCGGGCGCGGAGGTGTTCCGCGCGATCAAGACCTCCGGCGACTCGCTCATCGGGGACTTCCTGTCGGGGCTCCCACCGGAGTACGCACGCCCGTACCCGACGGCGGAGTCCCGCCGCCCGCTGCTGCAGTGGGCGCGTTCACTGCCCCTGGGCGGCGAGCCGGCGTCGGTGGTGGCCCGGATCGAGGCGTTCGGCAAGTGGCTCGGCGCCACCCCGGAGATCCCGAAGCTGCTGGTCACGTTCGACCCGGGCCCGGACACGATGCTGACGCCGCCGATGGTCGAGTGGATGTCCGGCACGTTCGCGTCGCTGAAGGTGGTGCACCACCCGGTGGTGGCGGGCCACCACACGCCGGAGGACCAGCCGGAGCTGCTCGCGGGGACGCTGGCTGCCTGGCTGCCCTGA
- a CDS encoding HAMP domain-containing protein, translated as MTTESQSEAAALERVLVAVRDLGDGNFRRRLVPHGDGISAQLAVAFNDIAERNQRLVSELLRVRGAVGQEGRLSERLEGQVGPGGWTTAVDCVNGLVEDLTRPAIELDRVLGAVADGDLSQPMTLTLDGRPLQGAYATLAKTVNGLISQLSRFAAEVTRLSREIAGEGRLGGQAVVPGVSGTWRDLTDSVNFMADNLTEQVRNIAQVTTAVARGDLTQKINVDARGEILELKNTINTMVDQLSAFADEVTRVSREVGSDGKLGGQAQVPGVAGTWRDLTDSVNLMADNLTDQVRGISQVATAVANGDLTKKIDVDARGEILQLKNTLNTMVDQLSAFAGEVTRVAREVGSEGKLGGQAEVAGAAGTWRSLTDSVNGMADNLTDQVRNISHVTTAVAKGDLTQKITVDARGEILELKTTMNTMVDQLSAFADEVTRVAREVGTEGQLGGQAQVPGVAGTWRDLTGSVNFMANNLTTQVRNIAQVATAVARGDLTQKIAVDARGEILELKNTLNTMVDQLSAFADEVTRVAREVGTEGKLGGQATVPGVAGTWKDLTDNVNSMANNLTDQVRNIAQVTAAVAQGDLTQKITVDARGEILELKTTLNTMVDQLSAFADEVTRVAREVGTEGILGGQARVRGVAGTWKDLTDNVNVMADNLTDQVRNIATVASAVANGDLSKKIRIEAQGEVAALAETLNGMVETLRAFADEVTRVAREVGTEGILGGQARVPGVAGTWKDLTENVNFMAHNLTSQVRNISQVTTAVAKGDLTKKIDVDARGEILELKTTMNTMVDQLSAFASEVTRVAREVGTEGKLGGQAEVDGVSGTWQRLTESVNQLAGNLTTQVRAIAQVATAVTAGDLTRHITVDASGEVADLKDNINQMIANLKETTRTNREQDWLKTNLAQLSGRMQGHRDLASVAALILSELAPLVRAQQGAFFLARDDDRDGTVLECIAAYGLAQSRAGLRFAMGESLIGQAAVDQRTILVHNAPPEYALISSGLGSAAPVNLIVLPVLFQGEVLGVLELASVNEFSTVHQDLLEQLRHTIGVNVNTILSNSRTEALLTESQRLAQELRARSEQLQAQQGELRRSNTELAEKAALLAQQNRDIEVKNSEIEQARQELEERAGQLTVASQYKTEFMANMSHELRTPLNSALILAKLLSENPEGNLTEKQIQFAKTIYAAGSDLQQLINDILDLAKVEAGRLDMQMSDITLPELVDYVESLCRPLTADKGLEFAVHIDPPVPGSVHTDEHRLQQILRNLLSNAAKFTNEGGVRLHIRAADPAEVEQESLRNAPGIIAFAVEDTGIGIPDEKLAVIFEAFRQADGTTSRKYGGTGLGLNISQQLTELLGGELRVVSEPGVGSTFTLYLPVAAANLVDPVTALSTPRLPPVPSTVLVAAPDIAPKRFHGEKVLIVDDDLRNVFALAAVLEQAGLDVIYAETGVDGIRALERNEDTALVLMDVMMPELDGNATIAAIRAEAANADLPVIAVTAKATAEDRARTLASGADDYITKPVDTDKLLDVIATSLEADAASLDGAGDGNRTRVASLED; from the coding sequence ATGACAACGGAATCCCAGAGCGAAGCGGCCGCGCTGGAGCGGGTGCTCGTCGCGGTGCGGGATCTCGGGGACGGCAACTTCCGCCGGCGGCTCGTCCCCCACGGCGACGGCATCTCGGCGCAGCTCGCCGTCGCGTTCAACGACATCGCCGAACGCAACCAGCGGCTGGTCAGCGAACTGCTGCGGGTGCGCGGGGCGGTCGGGCAGGAAGGCAGGCTCAGCGAGCGGCTCGAGGGGCAGGTCGGCCCCGGCGGCTGGACCACCGCCGTCGACTGCGTGAACGGCCTGGTCGAGGACCTCACCCGGCCGGCGATCGAGCTCGACCGGGTGCTCGGCGCCGTCGCCGACGGCGACCTGTCCCAGCCGATGACCCTCACCCTGGACGGCCGCCCGCTGCAGGGCGCGTACGCCACGCTCGCGAAGACGGTCAACGGTCTCATCTCGCAGCTGTCGCGGTTCGCCGCCGAAGTGACGAGGCTCTCCCGCGAGATCGCTGGTGAGGGACGTCTCGGCGGCCAGGCGGTCGTGCCGGGCGTGTCGGGCACGTGGCGCGACCTGACCGACTCGGTCAACTTCATGGCCGACAACCTCACCGAGCAGGTCCGCAACATCGCGCAGGTCACCACCGCCGTCGCGCGCGGCGACCTGACCCAGAAGATCAACGTCGACGCCCGCGGCGAGATCCTCGAGCTCAAGAACACCATCAACACGATGGTCGACCAGCTCTCGGCGTTCGCCGACGAGGTCACCCGCGTCTCCCGCGAGGTCGGTTCGGACGGCAAGCTCGGCGGCCAGGCCCAGGTGCCGGGCGTGGCCGGGACGTGGCGCGACCTCACCGACTCGGTCAACCTGATGGCCGACAACCTCACGGACCAGGTCCGCGGGATCTCCCAGGTGGCGACCGCGGTGGCCAACGGCGACTTGACGAAGAAGATCGATGTCGACGCCCGCGGCGAGATCCTGCAGCTGAAGAACACGCTGAACACGATGGTCGACCAGCTCTCCGCGTTCGCCGGCGAAGTCACCCGCGTGGCGCGCGAGGTCGGCAGCGAGGGCAAGCTCGGCGGGCAGGCCGAGGTGGCCGGCGCGGCCGGGACGTGGCGCAGCCTCACCGACTCGGTCAACGGGATGGCCGACAACCTCACCGACCAGGTCCGCAACATCTCGCACGTGACCACGGCCGTGGCGAAGGGCGACCTGACGCAGAAGATCACCGTCGACGCCCGCGGCGAGATCCTCGAGCTCAAGACGACCATGAACACCATGGTGGACCAGCTGTCCGCGTTCGCCGACGAAGTCACCCGGGTGGCCCGCGAGGTCGGCACCGAGGGTCAGCTGGGCGGGCAGGCGCAGGTCCCCGGCGTCGCCGGCACCTGGCGCGACCTCACCGGCTCGGTGAACTTCATGGCGAACAACCTGACCACCCAGGTGCGCAACATCGCCCAGGTCGCCACGGCCGTCGCACGCGGCGACCTGACGCAGAAGATCGCGGTCGACGCCCGGGGCGAGATCCTGGAACTCAAGAACACGCTGAACACGATGGTGGACCAGCTGTCGGCGTTCGCCGACGAGGTCACCCGCGTCGCCCGCGAAGTCGGTACCGAGGGGAAGCTCGGCGGCCAGGCCACCGTGCCCGGCGTCGCCGGGACCTGGAAGGACCTGACCGACAACGTCAACTCGATGGCGAACAACCTGACCGACCAGGTCCGGAACATCGCCCAGGTGACGGCGGCGGTCGCGCAGGGCGACCTGACGCAGAAGATCACTGTCGATGCCCGCGGCGAGATCCTCGAGCTCAAGACGACGCTGAACACGATGGTCGACCAGCTCTCGGCGTTCGCCGACGAGGTCACCCGCGTCGCCCGCGAAGTCGGCACCGAAGGCATCCTCGGCGGCCAGGCGCGCGTCCGCGGCGTCGCGGGCACGTGGAAGGACCTCACCGACAACGTCAACGTCATGGCCGACAACCTGACCGACCAGGTGCGCAACATCGCCACGGTGGCGAGCGCGGTGGCCAACGGCGACCTGTCGAAGAAGATCCGCATCGAGGCCCAGGGCGAGGTCGCGGCCCTGGCCGAGACGCTGAACGGCATGGTCGAGACGCTGCGCGCGTTCGCCGACGAGGTCACCCGCGTCGCCCGCGAAGTCGGCACCGAAGGCATCCTCGGCGGCCAGGCGCGGGTGCCCGGTGTCGCCGGGACCTGGAAGGACCTGACCGAGAACGTCAACTTCATGGCGCACAACCTGACCAGCCAGGTGCGCAACATCTCGCAGGTGACCACCGCGGTCGCGAAGGGCGATCTGACGAAGAAGATCGACGTCGACGCCCGCGGCGAAATCCTCGAGCTCAAGACGACCATGAACACGATGGTCGACCAGCTCTCGGCGTTCGCCTCCGAGGTCACGCGCGTGGCGCGCGAGGTCGGCACCGAGGGCAAGCTGGGTGGCCAGGCCGAGGTCGACGGCGTGTCCGGCACCTGGCAGCGGCTCACCGAGAGCGTGAACCAGCTGGCCGGGAACCTGACCACGCAGGTCCGCGCGATCGCGCAGGTCGCGACGGCGGTGACGGCGGGCGACCTGACCCGGCACATCACGGTCGACGCGTCCGGCGAGGTGGCCGACCTCAAGGACAACATCAACCAGATGATCGCGAACCTCAAGGAAACGACGAGGACCAACCGCGAACAGGACTGGCTGAAGACGAACCTCGCGCAGCTGTCGGGCCGGATGCAGGGGCACCGCGACCTGGCCTCGGTGGCGGCGCTGATCCTGTCCGAGCTGGCCCCGCTGGTGCGCGCGCAGCAGGGCGCGTTCTTCCTGGCCCGCGACGACGACCGCGACGGCACGGTGCTGGAGTGCATCGCGGCCTACGGGCTCGCGCAGTCGCGCGCGGGGCTCCGGTTCGCGATGGGCGAGTCGCTGATCGGCCAGGCCGCCGTCGACCAGCGCACGATCCTCGTCCACAACGCACCGCCGGAGTACGCGCTGATCTCGTCCGGGCTCGGCTCGGCGGCGCCGGTGAACCTCATCGTGCTGCCGGTGCTGTTCCAGGGCGAGGTGCTCGGCGTGCTGGAGCTGGCGTCGGTCAACGAGTTCAGCACGGTGCACCAAGACCTGCTGGAGCAGCTGCGGCACACGATCGGCGTCAACGTGAACACGATCCTGTCGAACTCGCGGACCGAGGCGCTGCTGACGGAGTCGCAGCGGCTGGCGCAGGAGCTGCGGGCCAGGTCGGAGCAGCTGCAGGCCCAGCAGGGCGAGCTACGGCGGTCCAACACCGAGCTGGCCGAGAAGGCCGCGCTGCTCGCGCAGCAGAACCGCGACATCGAGGTCAAGAACAGCGAGATCGAGCAGGCCCGCCAGGAACTGGAGGAACGCGCCGGGCAGCTGACGGTGGCGTCGCAGTACAAGACCGAGTTCATGGCGAACATGTCGCACGAGCTGCGGACGCCGCTGAACAGCGCGTTGATCCTGGCGAAGCTGCTGTCGGAGAACCCCGAGGGCAACCTCACGGAGAAGCAGATCCAGTTCGCGAAGACGATCTACGCGGCGGGTTCGGACCTGCAGCAGCTGATCAACGACATACTGGACCTGGCGAAGGTCGAGGCGGGCCGGCTGGACATGCAGATGTCCGACATCACGCTGCCGGAGCTGGTGGACTACGTGGAGTCGCTGTGCCGGCCGCTGACCGCGGACAAGGGCCTCGAGTTCGCCGTCCACATCGACCCCCCGGTGCCGGGCAGCGTCCACACCGACGAGCACCGCCTCCAGCAGATCTTGCGGAATCTGCTCTCGAACGCGGCGAAGTTCACCAACGAGGGCGGCGTCCGCCTGCACATCCGGGCGGCGGACCCGGCGGAGGTGGAGCAGGAATCGCTGCGGAACGCGCCCGGCATCATCGCGTTCGCCGTCGAGGACACCGGGATAGGGATCCCGGATGAGAAGCTGGCGGTCATCTTCGAGGCGTTCCGCCAGGCGGACGGCACGACGAGCCGCAAGTACGGCGGCACGGGCCTGGGGCTGAACATCAGCCAGCAGCTGACGGAACTGCTGGGCGGCGAGCTGCGCGTGGTGAGCGAACCGGGCGTGGGCAGCACGTTCACCCTGTACCTGCCGGTGGCGGCGGCCAACCTGGTCGACCCGGTGACGGCGTTGTCGACCCCCCGGCTGCCCCCGGTACCCAGCACGGTCCTGGTGGCGGCCCCGGACATCGCCCCGAAGCGCTTCCACGGCGAGAAGGTCCTCATCGTCGACGACGACCTGCGCAACGTGTTCGCCCTGGCAGCGGTCCTGGAGCAGGCGGGCCTGGACGTGATCTACGCGGAGACGGGCGTCGACGGAATCCGCGCCCTGGAGCGCAACGAGGACACGGCCCTGGTCCTGATGGACGTGATGATGCCGGAGCTGGACGGAAACGCAACGATCGCGGCAATCCGAGCCGAGGCAGCCAACGCCGACCTCCCGGTGATCGCGGTCACAGCCAAGGCAACGGCGGAGGACCGCGCCCGAACCCTGGCCAGCGGCGCGGACGACTACATCACGAAGCCGGTGGACACGGACAAGCTGCTGGACGTGATAGCGACGTCCCTGGAGGCGGACGCCGCTTCGCTGGATGGAGCGGGTGACGGGAATCGAACCCGCGTAGCTAGTTTGGAAGACTAG
- a CDS encoding PP2C family protein-serine/threonine phosphatase: MVSRPAPASAALAPMTGDGGPPGFDAFGRAVLEDVRDAVFLQDAEGAVRWANPAARALAGEAAPRLNPVAETSGHIEVAGRRHPARVCALPGGWHAWTVPAEEVPQRHVGDFLAQAGPRLATAHGRHGTARVIAELAASALAETVFVLLPTTRGRWEWWSCERPAAQGHGRIRRVPPQAAPVLAATFGATGRPQFAPVPAAEVATLPPVVADRFAGHADVSVVSLGPNVGAGVTGALLLGRRADPDFGAEQARAVVEFAKAAGTALANAQRYARQEEATRGLETTLRPVDPPELDGARFETWYEPAGGVLAVGGDFFDVLAHDDGSAFLVLGDICGKGPEAAALTGRVRHALTALAMVERDGRTLLRLLNELLIAGGSSRFATLVLGTARPSDGGVGLTLASGGHPAPLIVRRSGVVEEVTVPGTLVGISPQARFAEAEVRLERGDVCLLYTDGITEARNRHDQSELFGDDRLRSVLAAAAGEPAREVVRRLRQAVRDWLGSSAHDDIAVLAVECAD, encoded by the coding sequence ATGGTGTCACGACCGGCCCCGGCGTCGGCGGCCCTGGCGCCGATGACCGGTGACGGCGGGCCGCCGGGCTTCGACGCGTTCGGGCGGGCCGTCCTCGAAGACGTGCGCGACGCGGTGTTCCTGCAGGACGCCGAAGGGGCGGTGCGCTGGGCGAACCCGGCCGCGCGAGCGCTGGCCGGAGAGGCCGCGCCGCGCCTGAACCCCGTCGCCGAGACCTCCGGGCACATAGAAGTCGCCGGCCGTCGTCACCCGGCAAGGGTCTGCGCCCTGCCGGGCGGCTGGCACGCCTGGACGGTCCCGGCGGAGGAGGTCCCGCAGCGGCACGTGGGCGACTTCCTGGCCCAGGCCGGGCCGCGGCTGGCGACCGCGCACGGCCGTCACGGCACCGCTCGCGTGATCGCCGAGCTGGCGGCGTCGGCGCTGGCCGAGACCGTCTTCGTCCTGCTGCCGACCACCCGCGGCCGGTGGGAGTGGTGGAGCTGCGAGCGCCCCGCCGCGCAGGGCCACGGCCGGATCCGGCGGGTCCCGCCCCAGGCCGCGCCGGTGCTCGCGGCGACGTTCGGCGCCACCGGGCGGCCGCAGTTCGCCCCGGTGCCCGCGGCCGAGGTCGCCACGCTGCCGCCGGTCGTCGCCGACCGTTTCGCCGGGCACGCCGACGTCTCGGTCGTCTCGCTCGGCCCGAACGTGGGTGCCGGGGTCACCGGCGCCCTGCTGCTGGGCCGCCGCGCCGACCCGGACTTCGGCGCCGAGCAGGCCCGCGCGGTCGTCGAGTTCGCCAAGGCGGCCGGGACGGCCCTGGCCAACGCCCAGCGCTACGCCCGCCAGGAGGAGGCGACCCGCGGGCTGGAGACCACCCTGCGCCCGGTCGACCCGCCCGAGCTCGACGGCGCCCGCTTCGAGACCTGGTACGAGCCGGCGGGTGGCGTGCTCGCGGTCGGCGGGGACTTCTTCGACGTCCTCGCCCACGACGACGGCAGCGCGTTCCTGGTGCTCGGCGACATCTGCGGCAAGGGACCGGAGGCCGCCGCGCTGACCGGCCGGGTCCGGCACGCACTGACCGCGCTCGCCATGGTCGAACGCGACGGCCGCACACTGCTGCGGCTGCTCAACGAACTGCTCATCGCCGGCGGCAGCAGCCGGTTCGCCACCCTCGTGCTCGGCACGGCCCGCCCGTCCGACGGGGGTGTCGGCCTGACGCTGGCCTCCGGCGGGCACCCGGCGCCGCTGATCGTCCGCCGGTCGGGCGTGGTCGAGGAGGTCACAGTCCCGGGCACACTGGTCGGCATCTCGCCGCAGGCCCGGTTCGCCGAAGCCGAGGTGCGGCTGGAGCGCGGCGACGTCTGCCTGCTCTACACCGACGGCATCACCGAGGCCCGCAACCGGCACGACCAGAGCGAGCTCTTCGGCGACGACCGGTTGCGCTCGGTGCTCGCGGCCGCGGCGGGCGAGCCGGCCCGCGAGGTGGTGCGGCGGCTGCGTCAGGCCGTGCGCGACTGGCTCGGCAGCTCCGCACATGACGATATCGCCGTGCTCGCCGTGGAATGTGCGGACTAA
- a CDS encoding type 1 glutamine amidotransferase domain-containing protein — protein MANALQGRRVAILAADGVEQVELEKPRQAVLDEGATVELVSLDTGEIQAMNGDIDKGDRFPVDRKVADVEVGDFDALLLPGGTMNPDNLRTDPAAVKFAGDFVRAGKPVGVICHGPWTLVEADVVRGRTLTSYPSIRTDIRNAGGTVIDEEVVVDNGLVSSRNPDDLPAFCRTVVREFAR, from the coding sequence ATGGCGAACGCACTGCAAGGACGCCGGGTCGCGATCCTGGCCGCGGACGGCGTCGAACAGGTCGAGCTGGAAAAGCCGCGCCAGGCCGTCCTCGACGAGGGCGCCACGGTCGAGCTGGTGTCCCTGGACACCGGCGAAATCCAGGCGATGAACGGCGACATCGACAAGGGCGACCGGTTCCCGGTGGACCGGAAGGTCGCCGACGTCGAGGTCGGCGACTTCGACGCGCTGCTGCTGCCCGGCGGCACGATGAACCCCGACAACCTGCGCACGGACCCCGCCGCGGTCAAGTTCGCCGGCGACTTCGTGCGTGCCGGCAAGCCGGTCGGGGTGATCTGCCACGGTCCGTGGACGCTCGTCGAAGCGGATGTCGTACGTGGCCGCACGCTGACGTCGTACCCGAGCATCCGGACCGACATCCGTAACGCCGGCGGCACGGTGATCGACGAAGAGGTCGTAGTGGACAACGGACTGGTCTCCAGCCGCAACCCGGACGACCTGCCGGCGTTCTGCCGGACAGTCGTGCGAGAGTTTGCGCGCTGA
- a CDS encoding helix-turn-helix domain-containing protein, translated as MAQEVFSVEQVAAKLGLHVRTVRNYVRDGRLKAVRIGKQYRITAEDLAAFTGLPVAERAEAPTAELSGVAEIGGVDRAAADRIATMVVASVNGPRDGGERPLRVETIYDGERSTMKIIVLGDLAAGADLLRWVASVTENLT; from the coding sequence ATGGCGCAGGAAGTCTTCTCCGTCGAACAGGTCGCCGCGAAGCTCGGCCTGCACGTCCGGACCGTCCGGAACTACGTGCGGGACGGGCGGCTGAAGGCGGTCCGGATCGGCAAGCAGTACCGGATCACGGCCGAGGACCTGGCGGCCTTCACCGGGCTGCCCGTCGCGGAGCGGGCCGAGGCGCCGACCGCCGAGCTGTCGGGCGTCGCCGAGATCGGCGGCGTCGACCGGGCCGCGGCCGACCGGATCGCCACCATGGTCGTGGCCTCGGTGAACGGGCCGCGGGACGGTGGTGAACGGCCCCTGCGCGTCGAAACCATCTACGACGGGGAGCGCTCCACCATGAAGATCATCGTGCTTGGCGACCTCGCCGCCGGCGCCGACCTGCTGCGCTGGGTGGCCTCGGTCACGGAGAACCTGACGTGA
- a CDS encoding alpha/beta fold hydrolase, producing MTAIYRSAAGAAAVRERYDTLLDRWPVPSTRRTLETRLGGTFAVVSGPVDAPPVVALQGSGGTAAHWLPDIATLAGRLRVSAVDAPGEPGRTVEARPPLGSPAYAEWLDDVLDALELPRAAFLGTSLGGWWALDYALRRPERVAALALVNPSGIGRRRTAPLVKFAVYSLFGGWGRRRSLAMVAHGSPADPGRRAVGEFTLATFEHFKPRLEAIPGFPVERLHELVMPVQAHFGARDVLLDQRDAAAKLRAALPDADVRLAGDAGHFLPGWAEDVTAFLNGVRA from the coding sequence GTGACCGCGATCTACCGGTCGGCGGCCGGGGCGGCCGCGGTCCGCGAACGCTACGACACGCTGCTGGACCGCTGGCCCGTGCCGTCCACGCGGCGCACGCTGGAAACCCGGCTCGGAGGCACCTTCGCGGTGGTGTCCGGGCCGGTGGACGCGCCGCCGGTCGTCGCGCTGCAGGGTTCCGGCGGCACCGCCGCGCACTGGCTGCCGGACATCGCCACGCTCGCCGGGCGGCTGCGGGTGTCCGCCGTCGACGCGCCCGGCGAACCGGGCCGGACCGTCGAGGCGCGGCCGCCGCTCGGGTCGCCGGCCTACGCCGAGTGGCTCGACGACGTCCTCGACGCGCTCGAACTGCCCCGCGCGGCTTTCCTCGGCACCTCGCTGGGTGGCTGGTGGGCGCTGGACTACGCACTCCGCCGGCCCGAGCGGGTCGCCGCGCTGGCGCTGGTCAACCCGTCCGGGATCGGCCGGCGCCGGACCGCGCCGCTGGTCAAGTTCGCCGTCTACAGCCTCTTCGGCGGCTGGGGACGGCGCCGGTCGCTGGCCATGGTCGCCCACGGCAGCCCGGCCGACCCGGGGCGCCGCGCGGTCGGCGAGTTCACCCTGGCGACGTTCGAGCACTTCAAGCCGCGGCTGGAGGCGATCCCGGGGTTCCCGGTCGAGCGCCTGCACGAACTGGTGATGCCGGTGCAGGCCCACTTCGGCGCCCGGGACGTCCTCCTCGACCAGCGCGACGCGGCGGCGAAACTGCGTGCGGCGCTCCCGGACGCCGACGTCCGGCTGGCCGGCGACGCCGGGCACTTCCTCCCCGGCTGGGCCGAGGACGTCACCGCGTTCCTGAACGGAGTCCGCGCATGA
- a CDS encoding DUF4180 domain-containing protein has protein sequence MIDVRHGVPVWHAPSQGPELATEQDAVDLVGATYGLGADVIVVPVERFPARFFDLRTKLVGHFFSKIVQYGFRLVVLGDVRRHVEASAVFRDVVRESNRGKDVWFVADLAELDTRLAAGR, from the coding sequence ATGATCGACGTCCGCCACGGCGTGCCGGTGTGGCACGCGCCGTCACAAGGTCCGGAGCTGGCCACCGAGCAGGACGCCGTCGACCTGGTCGGGGCCACCTACGGGCTCGGCGCCGACGTCATCGTCGTGCCGGTCGAGCGGTTCCCGGCCCGGTTCTTCGACCTGCGCACCAAGCTCGTCGGGCACTTCTTCTCGAAGATCGTCCAGTACGGCTTCCGGCTGGTCGTGCTCGGCGACGTCCGGCGGCACGTCGAGGCGAGCGCCGTGTTCCGCGACGTCGTGCGGGAGTCGAACCGCGGCAAGGACGTCTGGTTCGTGGCCGACCTCGCCGAGCTCGACACCCGGCTGGCCGCGGGCCGCTGA